The genomic region AAACGGGCGATCGCCTCGAACAGTTCGATCGCCTGAAAGGGCTTACATAATAAAGCATCGCACCCCGCCGCAAAAATCGAGCTGTGTTCGGGTTCGAACGAACTCGCCGTCACCGCCACCACGATCGTCTGACGACCGCGTTCGCTACTTTTAATCCGTTGGGTGGCGGTGTAACCGTCGATCGTGGGCATCCGCATATCCATTAAAATTAAATGGGGCTCGAATGCCTCCCACACCGCGATTCCCTCTTCCCCATTAGTCGCCACGCGCACCTCAAAGCCAACCGACTCCACCAATCGCTGCATCAAATAGCGGTTTTCTTCGTTGTCATCGACCACCAAAATGCGGTAACTCGGCTGATTTGGCGCCAGACTGACCACGCGACCCTCACCGAGGGAAGTTTCGACCGCCGACGCTTCGGCGACGGAAACGGCGATTGTAAAGCGAAAACAAGTCCCCACCCCGGGTTCGGACTCCACACTCATCGACCCTCCCATCAGTTCGGCGAAATGACGGGAAATTGCCAAACCCAACCCAGTTCCTTCTTGGACCTGTCGTCCGGATTCCGTTTGCGAAAACGGTTGGAACAGTTTGTCGAGTTCGGTAGTCGCAATCCCCACCCCGGTATCGGCGACGGCAAATTCGATCTCGCAGCGATCGCCCGGTGGTAAACTGATTCCCGGATCGCCTTTCGGGACGACCGTCAAACTTACCCGCCCTTTTTGTGTAAATTTGAGGGCATTATTGAGTAAATTAATTAAGACTTGGCGCAATTTCAATTCATCCGTATTGATATAACGAGGTAGTTCGGCACTGGCTTCGAGTAAAAGCGTCAATCCTTTATTTTTTGCTTTCCAATCAAACATTTGTTCGAGATCGTCGAGGAAGCGATAGAAATTGAAGGCATTCTCGTTGAGGGCAATCCGTCCGGCTTCAATTTTCGACAGATCCAACACTTGGTTAATCAACTGTAATAAATGCTGTCCGCTTCGCAAGACAATATTGAGGCTTTCTTGCTCTTTAGGATCGAGGTGGGAACTGCCTGCGAGGAGTTCGGAAAATCCCAGAATCGCATTGAGAGGGGTGCGTAATTCGTGACTCATATTCGCCAAAAAGGTACTCTTGGCTTGGTTGGCGGCTTGGGCTTCCCGGGTCGCGGCGGCGAGTTCGGCAGTCCGTTGGGCGATTTGTCGCTCTAAGGTTCGGTTGTAATTGGCGAGTAATTCGGCAGCTTTTTTGCGTTCGGTAATATCCTGAAACACGTTAATGGCGTAAATAATTTCACCGCGATCGTTATAAATTGGCGTGCCTTTCACTTCTAAGGGAACGATGCGATCTCTTTGATGAATTTCGATATCTTCCAGAGAAACGTTTTCCCCTTTTAAAGCGCGTTGGCTGGGTAATTCTTCCATGGGATAGAGTTCGTCGGTTCCGGCGCGGTAAATTTGATACGCTTGGGACAGGGTTTCGATGGTCGTTTCTTCCGTGATTTTATAACTGAGTTCGTATCCCTTCTGGTTCATGTATTTAACGTTACCAGAGGGGGTAATCACGGAAATCCCGACGGGAATAGCTTCTAAAAGTTGGCGCAATTCCCGTTCGCGATCGCGCAATTGGCTATAAAGTTGTGCATTTTCGATCGCGATCGCCACTTGTCCCGAAAGTAACTCGATCGCGTCGAGTCGTTCTTTGCTAAAGGCACCGATAATTAAAGGATTTTCTAAATAGACAATCCCACGAATTTGACCTTGATTCATTAACGGGGCGCACAAAATCGATTTGCAGGTATTGGCGCGCAAATAGCGATCGCTGCGAAAGCGTTCTTCGGTTTCCGCATTGTCGAGAACGACTGTTTTATGCGTTCGCATCACGTAACGGGCGATCGAAGTCGATAAAAAGGGCGTATCTGCCGACTCTTCCAGGGTTTTAAGTTCAATTCCTAGGGCCGATGTTGTAATTTCACCATCTTCGGTGCTTCCTGCGGCTTCGACCGTCCAATTTTCCCCATTTTTGAGCATTAAATAAGCGCGAGATGCACCGACATTTTCTAGTAAAATTCTCATCAAAGAATCGAGCAAGCGATCGATCAAAACTTCCCGGGCGATCGCCTGAGACGCTTTCATTAACGCCGCCACATCTAACGATTTGTCTAAAGTACTTGCCGTAGTTTCGATGGTGTTTTTTGGTAGGGGCGATCGCTCTGAGATTTGAGGAGAAAGCAAATCCGGATACTCCCGTTCGAGCTGTCGGACTTTCCCCATTGCCCCCCAAAACAAATAGTGATAGTAAGCTTTCTTTAAATAGGTATCTGCAATATCTTCTAATTTGCGATCGCGATAAAATTGCGCGGCCCGTTCGCAGGCGAGAGCTTCCTCTTGTAAATAGTCATTTTCTCTCGCCCCACGAATCGCCTTTTCGTAAGCCCGAACGGCTTCCCAGTCCTGTCCCAATAATTTTAGTTTTTCTGCCTCGACTAAATCCCATTTATGTTGAAAATTGGTCGGCGCGTGTTCCGCCCAATATTGGAGTTTATTGTGGCAGCGTTCGACTTCTTCTAAGATCGGTTTTCGTTCGCCTTCCGGCACGGTTTCACAGACAGCCAACCCGGCTAAAGCGCGATAAAAAGGATTGTAAGCCCACGGGAATAATCCAACTATTCCTCCTTCATAAACTAGGGCGCGATCGGTGTACTCGAAGGCACGACGATACTCTTTAAACAAATAACAAATAATTGCTTTGATTAAATAAAAATTGTAGAGAATGGAAAAATTATTGCTCTCGATCAGAACATTTTCCATTATCCCTTCGTCAAAATGGCTTCCTTGCAAAATTTCCACTTTCTCGTTCTTAGATTGACGCAGATTTTCGATATATTGCGCCCAGATTTTGACGTAATTGAGCTGAAAGTTTTGTTGTAAATCGGCAATTAAATCGTGATAGTCTAAAATTTCGTTATAAGCCGTTTCTAAATTATTTTCCAGCAAGGCAATATCGTGGCAGTAGTTAACTGCAGCATAACAAGCAAACTCCACTTCTCCCGTAGCAATGCCAATAGGAATCACTCGTTTTTTGAGAGGTTCCATTGCTTCTCGTGCCGACTCTTTCCAATGAATGATAAACGAATAAAAATTATTAATAATACGACATTCAATGTCCTGAGCTTGATATTTATCTAAAACCTGTAAAGCCAGTTTTCCGAATTGATAACCCCGTTCGATTTGCTGCAAAACACTGCAAAGGAGTAAGCCGTACAAGGCGTAAGCATAAGCCGCTAAAGGACAGTTGCCAAAGCGCAAACACAAATCGACCATTGTAAAAGCCAGG from Oxynema aestuarii AP17 harbors:
- a CDS encoding AAA family ATPase: MKLPGYDITQKIYESSNSIVYRGVRSRDRRPVAIKLLKQKFAKSEQIVRYKQEYAIASGLQCDRAIVAYDWQPYQNTFAIIFEDIGAISLKEWLDGKPLSVGDFLPIAIELTRAIGELHERNIIHKDINPSNIIIHPETHQLKIIDFGISTRLSSEQPNFKTAQLLEGTLAYVSPEQTGRMNRSLDYRSDFYSLGVTFYEMLAGHLPFSGEDDLGLIHAHLAKRPQFEGVIPAALVPILAKLMAKTAEDRYQSAWGLLADWEDCAREWDATGAIEPFEVAKNDRCDRFQIPQKLYGREREIEQLLQTFNRVAHLGEFAENGEPKAEMMLVAGYSGIGKSVLVRELYKPITEAKGYFIAGKFDQFQRDIPYKAAIEALRDLVRQILAESELSLNRWRDRLLEAVGDNISVMIEVIPELEAIVGPQPPAIELGPMETQNRFNWVFEDFLGVFCDRDRPLVIFLDDLQWADTASLKLIEVMMGATNLKYLLLLGAYRDNEVSPTHPLMQTLDTLRQQGAAIDRITLAPLKNQDVNRLIADTLDCSETSVISLGQLVAKKTGNNPFFVKEFLNTLYNETEIDFDRDTQTWQWNLTRIEALDMTDNLVELMLKKIQKLPESTQTLLGFAACVGSDFELDALGALSPLSRPEIFQNLLLAIQQGLILPISNFDENLLIQQYKFGHDRIQQAAYHSIVPECRQQLNLLLGRWLLQHTPPQQFSDRLFAIVDRFNNAIDLVEDEQTRRLILDLNKQAGCKAKQAIAYSAAIHYFERALALLPEESWSVQYSLTLELYAQFAETLYLNLDYARAIKLAAIAISYAHTSLDKVGFYITKILVYSAQNKMSESIQRGMTILEELGVPFIDSEPIVDLEIEQLYNLSEMTDPYKQAAMQILMRLFGPIYTGQPQKLASLAFTMVDLCLRFGNCPLAAYAYALYGLLLCSVLQQIERGYQFGKLALQVLDKYQAQDIECRIINNFYSFIIHWKESAREAMEPLKKRVIPIGIATGEVEFACYAAVNYCHDIALLENNLETAYNEILDYHDLIADLQQNFQLNYVKIWAQYIENLRQSKNEKVEILQGSHFDEGIMENVLIESNNFSILYNFYLIKAIICYLFKEYRRAFEYTDRALVYEGGIVGLFPWAYNPFYRALAGLAVCETVPEGERKPILEEVERCHNKLQYWAEHAPTNFQHKWDLVEAEKLKLLGQDWEAVRAYEKAIRGARENDYLQEEALACERAAQFYRDRKLEDIADTYLKKAYYHYLFWGAMGKVRQLEREYPDLLSPQISERSPLPKNTIETTASTLDKSLDVAALMKASQAIAREVLIDRLLDSLMRILLENVGASRAYLMLKNGENWTVEAAGSTEDGEITTSALGIELKTLEESADTPFLSTSIARYVMRTHKTVVLDNAETEERFRSDRYLRANTCKSILCAPLMNQGQIRGIVYLENPLIIGAFSKERLDAIELLSGQVAIAIENAQLYSQLRDRERELRQLLEAIPVGISVITPSGNVKYMNQKGYELSYKITEETTIETLSQAYQIYRAGTDELYPMEELPSQRALKGENVSLEDIEIHQRDRIVPLEVKGTPIYNDRGEIIYAINVFQDITERKKAAELLANYNRTLERQIAQRTAELAAATREAQAANQAKSTFLANMSHELRTPLNAILGFSELLAGSSHLDPKEQESLNIVLRSGQHLLQLINQVLDLSKIEAGRIALNENAFNFYRFLDDLEQMFDWKAKNKGLTLLLEASAELPRYINTDELKLRQVLINLLNNALKFTQKGRVSLTVVPKGDPGISLPPGDRCEIEFAVADTGVGIATTELDKLFQPFSQTESGRQVQEGTGLGLAISRHFAELMGGSMSVESEPGVGTCFRFTIAVSVAEASAVETSLGEGRVVSLAPNQPSYRILVVDDNEENRYLMQRLVESVGFEVRVATNGEEGIAVWEAFEPHLILMDMRMPTIDGYTATQRIKSSERGRQTIVVAVTASSFEPEHSSIFAAGCDALLCKPFQAIELFEAIARFLNVRYIYEDKPPAGAPTTPREALTREMMADLPASWLASCHRAVVEGDLDDILSAIDEIREGYPAIAAGLSELARQIRFKELLTLTVPKNP